A part of Actinoallomurus bryophytorum genomic DNA contains:
- a CDS encoding glycerophosphodiester phosphodiesterase → MAYRLAAIVSALPLTCAGMAFTSTVRHPTRVSPAGIADIGHRGASASAPENTLAAFRAARSQHADYFELDVQQTKDRTPVIMHDTTLRRTTNAESVYPGRSPWRVGDFTLRQLERLDAGSWFSSRFRHERVPTLARTLSEMEGSDLKLLLEIKDPSLYPGLTSRVAGQLRAQPRWLLPGRLIVQSFDWGSVREFHRLMPAVPTGVLGTPTAAQLPAIAGYAHYVNPRYDAINAAYVRRVHARHMEVFAWGAGSAADVRRLVGYRVDGIISDRPEAVPR, encoded by the coding sequence ATGGCTTACCGCCTCGCCGCCATCGTCTCGGCTCTGCCGCTCACCTGCGCCGGTATGGCGTTCACCTCGACCGTACGACATCCCACCCGGGTAAGCCCGGCCGGCATCGCCGACATCGGTCACCGTGGCGCGTCGGCGTCCGCCCCGGAGAACACCCTCGCCGCCTTCCGCGCGGCCAGGTCCCAGCACGCCGACTACTTCGAGCTCGACGTCCAGCAGACCAAGGACCGCACGCCGGTCATCATGCACGACACGACGCTGAGGCGTACGACCAACGCCGAGTCGGTCTACCCCGGCCGGTCGCCGTGGCGGGTCGGCGACTTCACACTCCGGCAGCTCGAACGGCTCGACGCCGGCTCCTGGTTCTCCTCCCGGTTCCGGCACGAGCGTGTGCCGACGCTCGCCAGGACCCTGAGCGAGATGGAGGGCAGCGACCTGAAGCTGCTCCTGGAGATCAAGGACCCGTCCCTGTACCCGGGCCTGACGAGCCGGGTCGCCGGACAACTGCGCGCCCAGCCGAGATGGCTGCTCCCCGGCCGGCTGATCGTCCAGAGTTTCGACTGGGGGTCGGTACGGGAGTTCCACCGGCTGATGCCCGCCGTCCCGACCGGCGTACTCGGCACGCCGACGGCCGCGCAGCTTCCCGCGATCGCCGGGTACGCGCACTATGTCAACCCTCGCTACGACGCCATCAACGCCGCCTACGTCCGGCGGGTGCATGCCCGGCACATGGAGGTCTTCGCCTGGGGCGCCGGCAGTGCCGCCGACGTCCGCCGGCTGGTCGGCTACCGGGTCGACGGCATCATCAGTGACCGCCCTGAGGCGGTCCCCCGTTGA
- the coaE gene encoding dephospho-CoA kinase has translation MLRVGLTGGIGSGKSEVSRRLVSLGAALVDADAVAREVVEPGTPGLAAVAQEFGEEVLRPDGTLDRDRLGAIVFADDGRRERLNAIVHPLIGERMQELVEDAPAGAIVVYDVPLLTENDLAGLYDVVVVVDAPVEEQVRRLTELRGMTEEAARARIAVQATRERRRAVADHVIDNSGTIESLAAQVDDLWAELTRRINGGPPQGGH, from the coding sequence GTGCTGAGAGTGGGATTGACCGGTGGCATCGGTTCGGGCAAGAGCGAGGTGTCGCGGCGGCTCGTGTCGCTCGGCGCGGCGCTCGTCGACGCGGACGCGGTCGCGCGCGAGGTCGTGGAGCCGGGCACGCCCGGCCTGGCCGCGGTGGCGCAGGAGTTCGGCGAGGAGGTCCTGCGCCCCGACGGCACGCTGGACCGCGACCGGCTGGGCGCGATCGTGTTCGCGGACGACGGGCGGCGCGAGCGGCTCAACGCGATCGTGCATCCGCTCATCGGCGAGCGGATGCAGGAGCTCGTCGAGGACGCGCCGGCGGGTGCCATCGTGGTCTACGACGTGCCGCTGCTGACCGAGAACGACCTGGCCGGCCTGTACGACGTCGTGGTCGTCGTGGACGCCCCGGTCGAGGAGCAGGTGCGCCGGCTCACGGAGCTGCGTGGCATGACCGAGGAGGCCGCGCGCGCCCGCATCGCCGTCCAGGCCACACGGGAACGGCGCCGAGCCGTCGCCGACCACGTCATCGACAACTCCGGCACGATCGAGTCGCTCGCCGCACAGGTCGATGACCTGTGGGCCGAGCTGACCCGCCGGATCAACGGGGGACCGCCTCAGGGCGGTCACTGA
- a CDS encoding GNAT family N-acetyltransferase, translating into MDDDVRIEPAGVADAGQILTLQRAAYVTEAQLHGDPFLPPLVESLDQVCKMIAGSLVLKAMIGTRLAGSVRARINDRTCLVGRLAVAPDLQGRGIGRALMEAMEAEAIGRADACVLFTGHLSEANLRLYRRLGYGETHRERVADHLMLVHMRKTLGRV; encoded by the coding sequence ATGGACGACGACGTACGCATCGAGCCCGCCGGCGTGGCCGACGCCGGACAGATCCTCACCCTGCAGCGCGCCGCGTACGTCACCGAGGCGCAGCTGCACGGTGATCCGTTCTTGCCGCCGCTGGTCGAGTCGCTCGACCAGGTGTGCAAGATGATCGCAGGGTCGCTCGTGCTGAAGGCCATGATCGGCACGCGCCTCGCCGGGTCCGTACGCGCCCGGATCAACGACCGTACGTGCCTGGTAGGCCGGCTCGCGGTGGCACCGGACCTGCAGGGCAGGGGCATCGGCCGCGCGCTGATGGAGGCGATGGAGGCCGAGGCCATCGGCCGGGCGGACGCGTGCGTGCTGTTCACCGGCCATCTCAGCGAGGCCAACCTGCGGTTGTACCGGCGGCTCGGGTACGGCGAGACGCATCGGGAGCGGGTCGCCGACCATCTGATGCTGGTGCACATGCGCAAGACCCTTGGGCGTGTCTGA
- a CDS encoding endonuclease/exonuclease/phosphatase family protein — MLLIAVTIAVLSEVLRAAFPPFGHFAATSGAVTASAAILVVCLAGFAAPAVRAVAGPRGLLLAGVGGLLVLRLGTQALSPALWTAFAGTAFAMLAITALYETARGLSGTGFAVAVVAGLTGDTALRLAFGTWDPADRGGVLPWLACLLVVGAGAIVLVRQLRIPSVEAPAIGWRDALGAAALGPFLALQILVLASPAFAASSGWLSLPAAGAVVLGAQALTLAFLSSGLAVAAVPGGVCVFGGALLGVGAGAVTGRYGLTGVVAVAVIVAGQVLSAWLLAVACRVPLRRGGYRGRRGDALVEPERADSGGRAWRIDLGAALGGLLTALVLLPYQSHYAAPLPLPNKVLPGAAGIALGLLSAIAAARGGPLPGRSWARALGAGGAALLLLAVPAAYAVTAPRESRTSAQPGTFRLVTYDIGQAVDGDGRLDPEAVARVIQAQHADVVALQAVGRGWPLSGTTDVGSWLARRLGMRLVWGPAADHQFGNAVLSRLPVRTTGTGRLPVGAGPQARGYVWARVDTGGGRTADVWSVDVQHGADRTQTRLTEIGKLLQVWSGAPRTVIAGNLNAAESGPEVGRLTAQGGLREAGGGEPGKPVVSIFGSDDLGFDDTVVAPATGRSALAATVRVIG; from the coding sequence GTGCTGCTCATCGCGGTCACCATCGCCGTCCTCTCCGAGGTGCTGCGGGCCGCGTTCCCTCCATTCGGTCATTTCGCCGCGACCTCTGGCGCCGTCACGGCCTCCGCGGCGATCCTCGTCGTCTGCCTGGCCGGCTTCGCCGCGCCCGCCGTACGCGCGGTCGCCGGGCCCCGTGGGCTGCTGCTGGCCGGGGTCGGTGGTCTTCTCGTCCTGCGGCTGGGCACCCAGGCCCTCTCGCCCGCGCTCTGGACGGCCTTCGCCGGCACCGCGTTCGCCATGCTCGCGATCACCGCGCTGTACGAGACGGCGCGTGGCCTTTCCGGCACCGGCTTCGCGGTGGCCGTGGTCGCCGGGCTGACCGGCGACACGGCGCTCCGCCTGGCGTTCGGCACCTGGGACCCGGCCGACCGGGGCGGCGTGCTGCCCTGGCTGGCCTGCCTCCTCGTCGTCGGCGCCGGGGCCATCGTTCTGGTGAGACAGCTGCGGATCCCGTCCGTGGAGGCGCCCGCGATCGGCTGGCGTGACGCGCTGGGCGCCGCCGCGCTCGGGCCGTTCCTCGCTCTGCAGATCCTCGTCCTGGCCAGTCCGGCGTTCGCCGCCTCCAGCGGATGGCTGTCGCTGCCGGCCGCGGGCGCCGTCGTCCTCGGCGCCCAGGCGCTCACCTTGGCCTTCCTGTCCTCCGGACTCGCCGTGGCGGCCGTGCCCGGCGGTGTGTGCGTCTTCGGCGGCGCCCTGCTGGGCGTCGGCGCGGGGGCGGTCACCGGCCGGTACGGACTCACCGGGGTCGTCGCGGTCGCCGTGATCGTCGCCGGGCAGGTGCTGTCGGCGTGGCTGCTGGCGGTCGCCTGCCGGGTGCCGCTGCGCCGCGGCGGCTACCGCGGCCGGCGTGGCGACGCGCTCGTCGAGCCGGAGCGTGCCGACAGCGGCGGGCGCGCCTGGCGCATCGACCTTGGTGCCGCGCTCGGCGGGCTGCTCACCGCACTCGTCCTGCTGCCGTACCAGTCGCACTACGCCGCGCCGCTCCCACTGCCCAACAAGGTGCTGCCCGGCGCCGCCGGCATCGCCCTGGGGCTCCTCTCGGCGATCGCCGCGGCACGCGGCGGGCCGCTGCCCGGCCGGTCCTGGGCCCGCGCCCTCGGCGCCGGAGGCGCGGCACTGCTCCTGCTCGCCGTGCCCGCCGCGTACGCGGTCACGGCCCCGCGGGAGTCGCGTACGAGCGCGCAGCCGGGTACGTTCCGGCTCGTGACGTACGACATCGGCCAGGCGGTCGACGGCGACGGCCGGCTCGACCCGGAGGCGGTCGCCCGCGTCATCCAGGCGCAGCACGCCGACGTGGTCGCCCTGCAGGCCGTCGGACGCGGCTGGCCCCTGTCGGGTACGACCGACGTCGGCTCGTGGCTGGCCCGGCGGCTCGGCATGCGCCTCGTGTGGGGTCCGGCCGCCGACCACCAGTTCGGCAACGCCGTGCTGTCGCGGCTGCCGGTGAGGACGACCGGCACCGGGCGGCTGCCCGTGGGCGCCGGACCGCAGGCGCGCGGCTATGTCTGGGCGCGGGTGGACACCGGTGGCGGCCGTACCGCGGACGTGTGGTCGGTCGACGTCCAGCACGGCGCCGACCGTACGCAGACGAGGCTGACCGAGATCGGCAAACTGCTGCAGGTATGGAGCGGCGCCCCGCGTACGGTCATCGCCGGGAACCTGAACGCCGCGGAGAGCGGGCCGGAGGTCGGCCGCCTCACCGCTCAGGGCGGCCTGCGCGAGGCCGGCGGAGGCGAGCCGGGCAAGCCCGTCGTGTCCATCTTCGGCAGTGACGACCTGGGGTTCGACGACACCGTGGTGGCACCCGCCACGGGCCGTAGCGCTCTGGCCGCCACCGTACGGGTCATCGGCTGA
- the rpsA gene encoding 30S ribosomal protein S1, with translation MTSSTEATSSTPQVAVNDIGSEEAFLAAIDETIKYFNDGDIVEGTVVKVDRDEVLLDIGYKTEGVIPSRELSIKHDVDPNEVVKVGDHVEALVLQKEDKEGRLILSKKRAQYERAWGTIEKIKDEDGIVTGTVIEVVKGGLILDIGLRGFLPASLVEMRRVRDLQPYVGRELEAKIIELDKNRNNVVLSRRAWLEQTQSEVRQTFLNTLQKGQVRKGVVSSIVNFGAFVDLGGVDGLVHVSELSWKHIDHPSEVVEVGQEVTVEVLDVDMERERVSLSLKATQEDPWQQFARTHQIGQVVPGRVTKLVPFGAFVRVEEGIEGLVHISELAERHVEIPEQVVQVGDEIFVKIIDIDLDRRRISLSLKQANEGGGTFTDEEFDPTLYGMPAEYDSEGNYKYPEGFDSETGDWLEGFDQQRETWERQYAEARTRFDSHKKQVEEARKAEAEAAGPQSYNSEGEPPAGGGSSGDAGGGGALASDEALAALREKLSGNQE, from the coding sequence ATGACGAGCAGCACCGAGGCCACCTCGAGTACCCCGCAGGTAGCGGTCAACGACATCGGGTCCGAGGAAGCCTTCCTCGCAGCGATCGACGAGACCATCAAGTACTTCAACGACGGCGACATTGTCGAAGGCACTGTCGTCAAGGTCGATCGAGACGAGGTCTTGCTCGACATCGGCTACAAGACCGAGGGCGTCATTCCCTCGCGTGAGCTGTCCATCAAGCACGATGTCGACCCCAACGAGGTCGTCAAGGTCGGTGATCACGTTGAGGCCTTGGTCCTCCAGAAGGAGGACAAGGAAGGCCGCCTGATCCTGTCCAAGAAGCGCGCTCAGTACGAGCGGGCCTGGGGCACGATCGAGAAGATCAAGGACGAGGACGGCATCGTCACCGGTACCGTCATCGAGGTCGTCAAGGGCGGCCTGATCCTCGACATCGGTCTTCGCGGCTTCCTTCCCGCGTCTCTTGTGGAGATGCGCCGGGTGCGTGACCTTCAGCCGTACGTCGGGCGCGAGCTCGAGGCGAAGATCATCGAGCTGGACAAAAACCGCAACAACGTGGTTCTGTCCCGCCGCGCATGGCTGGAGCAGACGCAGAGTGAGGTCCGCCAGACCTTCCTCAACACGCTTCAGAAGGGCCAGGTCCGCAAGGGCGTCGTGTCGAGCATCGTCAACTTCGGTGCCTTCGTCGACCTCGGCGGAGTCGACGGCCTGGTGCACGTGTCCGAGCTCTCCTGGAAGCACATCGACCACCCGTCCGAGGTGGTCGAGGTCGGCCAGGAGGTCACCGTCGAGGTTCTCGACGTGGACATGGAGCGCGAGCGGGTCTCCCTGTCGCTCAAGGCGACGCAGGAGGACCCCTGGCAGCAGTTCGCCCGCACCCACCAGATCGGCCAGGTCGTGCCGGGTCGCGTCACCAAGCTGGTGCCGTTCGGCGCGTTCGTCCGGGTCGAGGAGGGCATCGAGGGCCTGGTGCACATCTCCGAGCTGGCCGAGCGCCACGTGGAGATCCCGGAGCAGGTCGTCCAGGTCGGTGACGAGATCTTCGTGAAGATCATCGACATCGACCTCGACCGGCGCCGCATCAGCCTCTCGCTGAAGCAGGCCAACGAGGGTGGCGGGACGTTCACCGACGAGGAGTTCGACCCGACGCTCTACGGCATGCCGGCCGAGTACGACTCCGAGGGCAACTACAAGTACCCCGAGGGCTTCGATTCGGAGACCGGCGACTGGCTCGAGGGCTTCGACCAGCAGCGTGAGACGTGGGAGCGGCAGTACGCGGAGGCGCGTACCCGTTTCGACTCTCACAAGAAGCAGGTCGAGGAAGCCCGCAAGGCCGAAGCCGAGGCGGCCGGACCGCAGTCCTACAACTCCGAGGGTGAGCCGCCGGCCGGCGGCGGCAGCAGCGGTGACGCCGGTGGCGGCGGCGCGCTCGCTTCTGACGAAGCACTCGCGGCGCTGCGGGAGAAACTGTCCGGTAACCAGGAGTAA
- a CDS encoding polysaccharide deacetylase family protein — protein MPHLDKFAAALIVVAVVVGFLAPRDRHDVGPPRANPAAAGGVARTAQAAPSKVAAPPRKKPPKKPPFNLAKAAAAARAVSANELGQVPILMIHRVMAKPQASLDRSTKELYDEFTGMAKQGYVPVTAAEFVKGQINIPAGKHAVVLTFDDGSITHADFDGAGNPKPDTAIAVIQRVAKENPGFRPVATFFVNRDPFYGGSKPGIETMRWLVRNGFEIANHTTNHKDMRSMSKAEVAKEIGTDEKMIEDATGKPATTFAFPFGSLSTAHLDWAQHGTKPVKWDFTGMFLAGWKPSDSPYASSFDARQIPRIRDKEKIKEDDCKQYCSTAWLEWLAKNPDKRYTSDGNPATIAFPQDKMIYLYTRYREWACPY, from the coding sequence GTGCCGCACCTTGACAAATTCGCCGCTGCATTGATCGTCGTAGCCGTGGTGGTCGGCTTCCTGGCCCCGCGTGATCGGCATGACGTAGGCCCTCCCCGCGCGAACCCGGCTGCGGCCGGTGGCGTCGCGCGGACCGCGCAGGCCGCGCCCTCCAAGGTCGCCGCCCCGCCACGCAAGAAACCACCGAAGAAGCCGCCGTTCAACCTGGCCAAGGCCGCCGCCGCGGCGCGAGCCGTCAGCGCGAACGAGCTCGGCCAGGTCCCGATCCTGATGATCCACCGGGTCATGGCCAAGCCGCAGGCCTCGCTGGACCGCTCGACCAAGGAGCTGTACGACGAGTTCACCGGCATGGCCAAGCAGGGCTACGTCCCGGTGACCGCCGCCGAGTTCGTCAAGGGGCAGATCAACATCCCGGCGGGCAAGCACGCGGTCGTCCTGACCTTCGACGACGGATCGATCACGCACGCCGACTTCGACGGGGCGGGGAATCCCAAGCCGGACACGGCGATCGCGGTCATCCAGCGGGTGGCGAAGGAGAATCCCGGGTTCCGTCCGGTCGCGACCTTCTTCGTGAACCGCGACCCGTTCTACGGCGGATCCAAGCCGGGCATCGAGACGATGCGCTGGCTCGTCCGCAACGGGTTCGAGATCGCCAACCACACGACCAACCACAAGGACATGCGGTCGATGAGCAAGGCCGAGGTGGCCAAGGAGATCGGCACCGACGAGAAGATGATCGAGGACGCCACCGGCAAGCCCGCGACGACGTTCGCCTTCCCGTTCGGGTCGCTCTCGACGGCGCACCTCGACTGGGCCCAGCACGGCACCAAGCCGGTGAAATGGGACTTCACCGGGATGTTCCTGGCCGGCTGGAAGCCGTCCGACTCGCCGTACGCGAGCAGCTTCGACGCCCGGCAGATCCCGCGGATCCGGGACAAGGAAAAAATCAAGGAAGATGACTGCAAGCAGTACTGCTCCACAGCATGGCTGGAGTGGCTGGCGAAGAATCCCGACAAGCGGTACACCTCCGACGGGAACCCGGCCACGATCGCCTTCCCGCAGGATAAGATGATCTACCTCTACACGCGTTACAGGGAGTGGGCCTGTCCTTACTGA
- the polA gene encoding DNA polymerase I, whose translation MATTEATPETPRLLLMDGHSLAYRAFFALPIENFSTTTGQPTNAVYGFTSMLINVLRDESPTHVAVCFDRSEPTFRHETYVEYKANRRETPDDFRSQISLIFEVLDALRIPRLSVAGYEADDLIATLATQAVAQDMDVSIVSGDRDAFQLVGEHCTVLYPRKGVSDLARMTPAAVEEKYGVPPERHRELAALVGETSDNLPGVPGVGPKTAAKWLNKYDGLDELVAHVDEITGKAGESLREHLGDVLRNQQLNKLDCDVPLDRGPADLVLGQWDRDEIHTLFDTLQFRVLRERLYATLSAVEPEAEEGFEVEMARPGPGEVSAWLAEHASGTGRVGVAVTGTWGRGVGDITGIALATQAGVGAYLDPVELPEEDERAFATWLADPKQPKAMHDAKGPMLAFAARGMELDGLTSDTALAAYLALPGQRSFDLGDLALRYLHRELRKEADESGQLTLDGSGEQEAAFDLVVRARAVVDLAEALDKDLERRGAATLLRDVEMPLVEVLAAMERLGIALDIDYLARLSATFGGEVKAMEEGAWEAIGREFNLGSPKQIQQILFDELGLPKTRRTKTGYTTDSEALTNLFAQTAHPVLEHLLRHREVAKLKSMVDSLIPMADEARRIHTTFGQMVAATGRLSSSDPNLQNIPIRTAEGRQIREGFVVGDDFECLLTADYSQIELRIMAHLSEDVALIDAFGSGIDFHTVTASRVFDLPAEQIDGELRSRIKAMNYGLAYGLSAFGLSQQLRIIPDEARALMEEYFEQFGGVRDYLRDIVAKARQDGYTETIMGRRRYLPDLTSDNRQRREMAERMALNAPIQGSAADIIKVAMLRVDRTMRDSGLRSRMLLQVHDELIFEVAPGELAPLQDLVRSEMGAAYDLRVPLEVSMGTGRTWHEAGH comes from the coding sequence GTGGCAACGACGGAAGCGACCCCGGAAACTCCTCGCCTGCTCCTGATGGACGGGCACTCGCTCGCGTATCGGGCGTTCTTCGCGCTGCCGATCGAGAACTTCTCGACGACGACGGGTCAGCCGACCAACGCCGTCTACGGCTTCACGTCGATGCTGATCAACGTCCTGCGCGACGAGTCGCCGACGCACGTGGCGGTGTGCTTCGACCGGAGCGAGCCGACGTTCCGCCACGAGACCTACGTCGAGTACAAGGCGAACCGTCGTGAGACGCCCGATGACTTCCGCAGCCAGATCAGCCTGATCTTCGAGGTGCTCGACGCGCTGCGCATCCCGCGGCTGTCCGTGGCCGGCTACGAGGCCGACGACCTCATCGCGACGCTCGCCACCCAGGCCGTCGCGCAGGACATGGACGTCTCGATCGTCAGCGGCGACCGCGACGCGTTCCAGCTCGTCGGCGAGCACTGCACGGTGCTCTACCCGCGCAAGGGCGTGTCCGACCTCGCCCGGATGACGCCGGCGGCGGTGGAGGAAAAGTACGGCGTGCCGCCGGAGCGGCACCGCGAGCTGGCCGCGCTGGTGGGGGAGACCAGCGACAACCTGCCGGGCGTGCCCGGGGTCGGGCCCAAGACCGCGGCCAAGTGGCTCAACAAGTACGACGGCCTGGACGAGCTCGTCGCGCACGTCGACGAGATCACCGGCAAGGCCGGCGAGAGCCTGCGCGAGCACCTCGGCGACGTGCTGCGCAACCAGCAGCTCAACAAGCTGGACTGCGACGTGCCGCTCGACCGCGGCCCGGCCGACCTCGTGCTGGGGCAGTGGGACCGCGACGAGATCCACACGCTGTTCGACACGCTGCAGTTCCGCGTCCTGCGCGAGCGTCTCTACGCGACGCTGTCGGCGGTGGAGCCGGAGGCCGAGGAGGGCTTCGAGGTCGAGATGGCCCGGCCGGGCCCCGGCGAGGTTTCCGCGTGGCTGGCCGAGCACGCGAGTGGCACCGGGCGCGTCGGCGTCGCGGTGACCGGCACGTGGGGGCGGGGCGTCGGTGACATCACGGGCATCGCGCTGGCCACCCAGGCGGGCGTGGGCGCCTACCTCGACCCGGTCGAGCTGCCGGAGGAGGACGAGCGGGCCTTCGCCACGTGGCTCGCCGACCCGAAGCAGCCGAAGGCGATGCACGACGCGAAGGGCCCGATGCTGGCCTTCGCCGCGCGCGGCATGGAGCTGGACGGCCTGACCAGCGACACGGCGCTGGCCGCCTACCTCGCGCTGCCGGGCCAGCGCTCGTTCGACCTGGGCGACCTGGCGCTGCGCTATCTCCACCGCGAGCTGCGCAAGGAGGCCGACGAGAGCGGGCAGCTGACGCTGGACGGCTCCGGTGAGCAGGAGGCCGCGTTCGACCTGGTCGTACGCGCCCGCGCGGTCGTCGACCTCGCCGAGGCGCTCGACAAGGACTTGGAGCGGCGCGGCGCGGCCACGCTGCTGCGGGACGTGGAGATGCCGCTCGTGGAGGTCCTGGCCGCGATGGAGCGGCTCGGCATCGCCCTGGACATCGACTATCTGGCGCGGCTGTCGGCGACGTTCGGCGGCGAGGTCAAGGCGATGGAGGAGGGCGCGTGGGAGGCGATCGGGCGGGAGTTCAACCTGGGCTCGCCCAAGCAGATCCAGCAGATCCTCTTCGATGAGCTGGGCCTGCCGAAGACGCGCCGCACCAAGACCGGATACACCACCGACTCCGAGGCGCTGACCAACCTGTTCGCCCAGACCGCGCATCCGGTCCTGGAGCATCTGCTGCGCCACCGCGAGGTCGCCAAGCTCAAGAGCATGGTCGACTCGCTGATCCCGATGGCCGACGAGGCCCGGCGCATCCACACGACGTTCGGGCAGATGGTCGCGGCGACCGGCCGCCTGTCCTCATCGGACCCCAACCTCCAGAACATCCCGATCCGCACGGCTGAGGGCCGCCAGATCCGCGAGGGCTTCGTGGTCGGCGACGACTTCGAATGCCTGCTCACCGCGGACTACAGCCAGATCGAGCTGCGGATCATGGCGCACCTGTCCGAGGACGTGGCGCTCATCGACGCGTTCGGCTCCGGCATCGACTTCCACACCGTCACCGCGTCACGGGTGTTCGACCTGCCGGCCGAGCAGATCGACGGTGAGCTGCGCTCACGGATCAAGGCGATGAACTACGGCCTGGCCTACGGCCTGTCCGCGTTCGGCCTGTCCCAGCAGCTGCGCATCATCCCGGACGAGGCACGCGCGCTCATGGAGGAATACTTCGAGCAGTTCGGCGGCGTCCGCGACTATCTGCGCGACATCGTCGCCAAGGCCCGCCAGGACGGCTACACCGAGACCATCATGGGCCGGCGCCGCTACCTGCCGGACCTGACCTCGGACAATCGCCAGCGCCGCGAGATGGCTGAGCGGATGGCGCTGAACGCGCCGATCCAGGGCTCGGCCGCCGACATCATCAAGGTCGCCATGCTGCGCGTCGACCGCACCATGCGCGACTCGGGCCTGCGCTCCCGGATGCTGCTGCAGGTCCACGACGAACTCATCTTCGAGGTGGCCCCGGGCGAGCTGGCACCCCTGCAGGACCTGGTGAGATCAGAGATGGGCGCCGCGTACGACCTCCGAGTGCCACTGGAGGTGTCCATGGGCACCGGCCGCACCTGGCACGAGGCCGGCCACTGA
- a CDS encoding PaaI family thioesterase produces MVPEGFTTEAFGGLPAAMGIEIIEASAKRVVARMPVEGNTQPYGVLHGGASCVLAETIGSIGSALHAGPDRITMGVEINASHHRSASEGHVTGVATQLHGGRTLTSYEITITDDRDRRVCTARLTCALRDRP; encoded by the coding sequence ATGGTTCCGGAGGGGTTCACCACGGAGGCGTTCGGTGGGCTCCCCGCCGCGATGGGCATCGAGATCATCGAGGCCTCGGCGAAACGTGTGGTGGCCCGCATGCCGGTGGAGGGCAACACCCAGCCGTACGGCGTCCTGCACGGCGGGGCGTCCTGCGTCCTCGCCGAGACGATCGGCTCCATCGGCTCCGCCCTGCACGCCGGCCCGGACCGCATCACCATGGGCGTCGAGATCAACGCGAGCCACCACCGCTCGGCCTCCGAGGGACACGTCACCGGAGTCGCCACCCAGCTGCACGGCGGCCGTACGCTCACCAGCTACGAGATCACCATCACCGACGACCGGGATCGCCGGGTTTGCACGGCACGTCTCACTTGTGCGCTCCGAGATCGACCCTAG
- a CDS encoding DUF4352 domain-containing protein — MRRPILRSALALSIAALTIGGCGSPDRDYTIPPQPLPSGEKALSGKTATIGELDYTAIGLRTRLGEVIGSHGSWIPHGQYVRVRLLMVNHGRERHDFDPGRQLLVTADGRTYGPNTDATQISRAASGTQTIASQELCALDLWFDIPKNATVRALRVFGDASSSKLGDQLKGANVAGARNPVDIPLK; from the coding sequence GTGCGCCGACCCATCCTGCGTTCCGCTCTCGCGCTCTCGATCGCCGCCCTCACGATCGGCGGATGCGGTTCACCCGACCGCGACTACACGATCCCGCCGCAGCCGTTGCCCAGCGGCGAAAAAGCGCTCTCGGGAAAGACCGCCACGATCGGCGAGCTCGACTACACCGCGATCGGGCTCCGTACCCGGCTGGGCGAGGTCATCGGCTCACACGGGAGCTGGATCCCGCACGGCCAGTACGTCAGGGTCCGGCTCCTCATGGTGAACCACGGACGGGAACGCCACGACTTCGACCCCGGACGGCAGCTTCTCGTCACCGCGGACGGGAGGACGTACGGTCCCAACACCGACGCGACGCAGATCTCCCGCGCGGCGTCCGGCACGCAGACCATCGCGTCCCAGGAGCTGTGCGCCCTCGACCTGTGGTTCGACATCCCGAAGAACGCGACCGTACGGGCCCTGCGGGTGTTCGGCGACGCGTCGTCGTCCAAACTGGGCGACCAGCTCAAGGGCGCCAACGTCGCCGGCGCCAGGAACCCCGTCGACATCCCCCTGAAATGA
- a CDS encoding ABC transporter ATP-binding protein: protein MLLEIKDIHVHYGKIAAIKGLSVDVDEGEIVTLIGANGAGKSTTLKTISGLRPLSAGKILFGGRDISKVAGHKRVLMGIGQAPEGRGIFPGMTVTENLFMGAYARKGNVDKDLAEVFDLFPRLAERKSQAGGTMSGGEQQMLAIGRALMTQPKVLLLDEPSMGLAPKLIQQIFSIIEEINRRGTTVLLVEQNAQQALQIAHRAYVLETGSVVKSSDARSLLDDPQVRAAYLGGGAESAI from the coding sequence ATGCTTCTTGAGATCAAGGACATCCATGTCCACTACGGCAAGATCGCTGCTATCAAGGGCCTGTCCGTGGACGTCGACGAGGGTGAGATCGTCACGCTGATCGGTGCCAACGGCGCCGGTAAGTCGACCACCCTGAAGACGATCTCCGGGCTCCGTCCGCTGTCGGCCGGCAAGATCCTGTTCGGCGGCCGGGACATCAGCAAGGTGGCCGGGCACAAGCGGGTCCTGATGGGTATCGGCCAGGCGCCGGAGGGCCGCGGGATCTTCCCGGGCATGACGGTCACCGAGAACCTGTTCATGGGCGCGTACGCGCGCAAGGGGAACGTCGACAAGGACCTCGCGGAGGTCTTCGACCTGTTCCCCCGGCTCGCGGAGCGTAAGAGCCAGGCCGGCGGCACGATGTCCGGTGGCGAGCAGCAGATGCTCGCGATCGGGCGCGCGCTGATGACCCAGCCGAAGGTGTTGTTGCTGGACGAGCCGTCGATGGGGCTGGCACCCAAGCTCATCCAGCAGATCTTCTCGATCATTGAGGAGATCAACCGGCGTGGCACCACGGTGCTGCTGGTCGAGCAGAACGCGCAGCAGGCGCTGCAGATCGCGCACCGCGCGTACGTGCTCGAGACGGGGTCGGTGGTGAAGTCCTCCGACGCCCGTTCGCTGCTGGACGATCCCCAGGTGCGGGCCGCCTACCTCGGTGGCGGCGCGGAGTCGGCGATCTGA